One region of Flavobacterium pisciphilum genomic DNA includes:
- a CDS encoding outer membrane beta-barrel family protein has translation MKIYLLLKIILIVLFFCISLVGYSQVKSPKDSIPNELEVVVIDVKTKTFTNKNGNIKIDVANSIYNSIPNTLDLLSKLPRIIIGSDKETISIVGKGTPLIYIDNQKVGMNDLNAISVDDIKNIEIIQNPSAKYEAEGRAVILITRKFSKKEGFKTILSETASFKKDYNNYLGFNSSFKKNKLEWKANFNYNQLQPWENHSIDYQITNVNIVSDYDVEAYTKRKQFVFGGGMFYKINEDDYLSFTINSRLQKDTFDINTSTFNKKDEVENYVLTLSDNSSKKDFVNSFLNYSKKIKSIDTQIFTGLQHSIFNQGLFSNVEDNYNDTEFGLTQIRDQKFKVDVFLGRIDIEKKFKNEMKFEIGGLYSSANSKSDFDIFYHDKNENILSHYDFKEQNLAGYSQLSGKISKVDFSVGVRVENTNVNGKFKTDLKSLIDKNYTDFFPKVEFSFPIDSTRSISFNYSKSISRPNYSSLSQGTTYINPYFLYARNINLEPTINNEISSVFQYHDKSVKLSYYQNTNPVYNSFTYDKDQNIMTFKDVNFDRESGISADFTLPFSYRFWTTTNSLVFILEKIEEDSALFLASKPYLYYYSSNQFKLPKGFTLSVTGWGLTKQNKGVFERNTKFVLDMALSKTFFKNWDCTLSCNNIFNDNIEQEEFVVNHVNSKARYLVDWHEISIAVKYVFGKMKDSQFKGKNLNDSDRVR, from the coding sequence ATGAAAATTTATTTGCTTTTAAAAATCATTCTCATAGTGTTGTTTTTTTGTATCTCTCTAGTTGGGTATTCACAAGTTAAGTCCCCAAAGGATAGCATTCCGAATGAATTAGAAGTAGTAGTTATTGATGTTAAGACAAAAACATTTACCAATAAAAACGGTAATATTAAAATTGATGTTGCCAATTCTATTTATAATTCTATTCCAAACACACTAGATTTATTATCTAAATTACCTAGAATCATTATAGGTTCTGATAAAGAGACTATTTCGATTGTTGGTAAAGGAACGCCACTTATTTATATTGATAATCAAAAGGTAGGAATGAATGATTTAAATGCTATTTCAGTTGATGATATTAAGAATATCGAAATCATTCAGAATCCATCTGCTAAATATGAAGCAGAAGGTAGAGCTGTAATTTTAATTACGAGAAAGTTTAGTAAGAAAGAAGGTTTTAAAACGATTTTGTCTGAAACAGCTTCCTTTAAGAAAGATTACAATAATTATCTTGGATTTAATTCTAGTTTTAAGAAAAACAAACTAGAGTGGAAAGCTAATTTTAATTATAATCAGCTGCAACCCTGGGAGAATCATAGTATCGATTATCAGATTACCAATGTCAATATTGTTTCGGATTATGATGTTGAGGCTTATACAAAGCGGAAACAATTTGTTTTTGGAGGTGGCATGTTTTATAAAATTAATGAGGATGATTATTTATCGTTTACAATTAATAGTAGGTTGCAAAAAGATACTTTTGATATTAATACAAGTACATTTAATAAAAAAGACGAGGTAGAAAACTACGTTTTGACCTTAAGTGATAATAGTAGTAAAAAGGACTTTGTAAATTCATTTTTAAATTACTCCAAGAAAATAAAGTCGATTGATACACAGATTTTTACTGGCTTACAACATTCAATTTTTAATCAAGGGTTGTTCAGTAACGTTGAAGATAATTATAATGATACTGAGTTCGGATTGACACAAATTCGAGATCAAAAGTTCAAAGTCGATGTTTTTTTAGGAAGAATTGATATTGAGAAAAAGTTTAAAAACGAAATGAAATTTGAAATCGGTGGATTATATTCTTCTGCAAATTCAAAGTCAGATTTTGATATATTTTATCATGATAAAAATGAAAACATATTGAGCCATTATGATTTTAAAGAGCAAAATTTAGCTGGATATAGCCAGTTGTCAGGTAAGATTAGCAAAGTAGATTTTTCGGTTGGAGTTAGGGTTGAGAATACTAATGTGAATGGGAAATTTAAAACTGATTTAAAGTCTTTAATTGATAAAAACTACACAGATTTTTTTCCAAAAGTAGAATTTTCGTTTCCGATAGATAGTACAAGAAGCATTAGTTTTAATTATTCTAAAAGTATTTCTAGGCCTAATTATTCTTCTTTAAGTCAGGGAACAACCTATATTAATCCTTACTTTTTATATGCCCGAAATATAAATTTAGAACCTACAATAAACAATGAAATTTCATCAGTTTTTCAGTATCATGACAAATCAGTAAAGTTAAGTTATTATCAAAATACAAATCCCGTTTATAATAGTTTTACTTATGATAAAGATCAAAATATAATGACTTTTAAAGATGTCAATTTTGATAGAGAATCAGGAATTTCAGCTGACTTCACGCTACCTTTTAGTTATAGATTTTGGACAACGACAAATTCATTGGTTTTTATTTTAGAAAAAATAGAAGAGGACTCCGCTCTGTTTCTAGCCTCAAAACCTTATTTGTATTATTATTCAAGTAACCAATTTAAACTTCCAAAAGGATTTACACTTTCTGTAACTGGTTGGGGATTGACAAAACAGAATAAAGGTGTCTTTGAACGAAATACTAAATTTGTCCTAGACATGGCACTTTCTAAAACTTTTTTCAAAAACTGGGATTGTACATTGAGTTGCAATAATATTTTTAATGATAATATTGAGCAAGAAGAGTTTGTTGTTAATCATGTAAATTCTAAAGCTAGGTATTTAGTAGATTGGCATGAAATTTCTATTGCTGTGAAGTATGTTTTTGGTAAAATGAAAGACTCTCAGTTTAAAGGAAAAAACTTAAATGATTCTGATAGAGTTAGGTAA